ACGGGCGCTCGTGATGAAGGCCGGCCGGCTGCGCGCACTGGCCGTGACCAGCGCCACGCGCTCGCCGGCGCTGCCCGACGTGCTGACCATGGCCGAGGCTGGCATTGCCGGCTGTGAGGCCGATGTCTGGTTCGGCGTGGTGGGTCCGCGCGGATTGCCGTCCGGTATCCAGCCGCTTGTCGCAGGAGATCACGCGTATCGCGCAGGACAAGGCGATGCGGGACAAGCTGGTGCAGGCCGGGGCCGCGCCGCTGACCGCGACGCCGGAGCGGTTCTCGGTGCTGCTCCGCCGCGATACCGACAAGTGGGCGAAGCTGGTGCGGGAGTCGGGGGCGAGTATTGACTGAGGGTGTCTCGGGCGCGCTGTGGCGGCGCTGGGCGGCAGTCCAACGTGCCGCGAGTACGCGATCCGCGCCCGCCGTCCCTGCTGACCTTCTGCGCTGTCACACCCCTTCCTGCGGGAGTCAGTACTGATACACCACCTGCAACCCAGCCGTCACCGCGGCCGTATGGAACGCCGCGGGCTTATAGACCGGCATGCCGACAAACACGTCATACGAGAATGAACCTGCGCTAGAGCCCAGTCCTCCGTGGAGTCCGATCACCGCCCCGGCCAGTTGAGTGCCGGCCAGCGCAGTGGTGATCGGTCCGTACACTCTTCCGTAATCGAGTCCGGCATACAGCGCCTGTCCGCTGCCGCCCAGGGGCGCCTGTAGCTCATTGCGCCAATAGAAGCCGCGCTCGCCAGCCAGCAGGTTCTCCCCATCGAAGCCACGCACCGTGTAGCGGCTGCCGATGGTAAGCGCATCAATGTAATAGAGCCGGTCGTTGGTGAACTGGCCGTGGAAAGTGGTGACATACCGCAGCGGCAGCTCGCCCAGCTTGAACGGCACCGACAGGTTGGCATCCGCCACCAGCATCCGATAGCGCCAGGTGGGGCCGCCACTGTCGGCCAGCACATCGTCCTGCGCGCCGAATCCGCCGATGCCCTGGCGATACGCTAGCGTGCCGTCGAACTGCGCCGCGCCGAAGTAGTGGCGATCCGTGATGCCCGCCTCGAGCACCGTATTATTGCGGCGCTGCTGCGCGATCTCGGTGTCCTCGATGAAGCTCTTGCCAAAGCGCCGGGTCAGCCGGAACTGCATGCCGAACACATCGTTCTGGCTGCGGCTGAGAACGCGGTGCAGCTTCAAGTCCGCAGTCTCCGACTTGCCGCTGGAGATGAAGGTCT
The sequence above is a segment of the Cupriavidus sp. MP-37 genome. Coding sequences within it:
- a CDS encoding tripartite tricarboxylate transporter substrate-binding protein codes for the protein MPDVLTMAEAGIAGCEADVWFGVVGPRGLPSGIQPLVAGDHAYRAGQGDAGQAGAGRGRAADRDAGAVLGAAPPRYRQVGEAGAGVGGEY